The DNA window CGTTCGCTCTGGCGTGAGCACCTCGTCAACCCGGAAGGTATCTGTGTGGTCCCGACCGCCGAGGTCGAGGGGCTGCACCGGATTCATCACCTGATCCTGATGGAGGACTTTGATCAGTGTGGTGCACTGCATGACCTGCTGAAGCCGTACAGCAGCAACATCGACCGGAACGGCCGGCCGCAGGTCAAACTGGATGGTGAGGAGATCGCTGCCCATGTTCATTCGGTGGGGGGTATGATCGGTCCTGCCCATGCATTCACCCCCTGGACCTCGCTCTTTGCAACCTATGATCATATCAGGGACTGCTATGGAGACGAGCCGATCGATCTCCTCGAACTCGGTCTCAGTGCCGATTCATCGTACGGGGCAGGGATCAGCGAACTGCGCCAGGTTCCGTTCCTCTCGAACTCCGATGCCCACTCCCCGCAGACCAACAAGTTCGGTCGTGAGTTCAACCTGCTCGATGTCAACGACCTGACCCCTCGGGCTGTCCTCTCTGCAATCAGGGAGCAGCGGATCCTGATGAATGCGGGGTTCTTTCCTGAGGAGGGGAAGTATAACCGGACGGCCTGTATCGAGTGCCTGCACCAGTACACGCTGGAGGAGGCGATCGCCCACCACTGGCGGTGTCCTGTTGACGGGGCACGCATCAAGAAGGGGGTTGCCGACCGTGCGCGTGAACTGACTGACGGTCCTTCGTCTCATCGTCCGCCCTACCTGCACCTGATCCCACTATCGGAGATTATCCAGCGGGTGCTCGGGACCGCCTCCCCCTCGGCAAAGAAGGTGCAACGTCTCTATAATGAGTTTATATCCCGGTTCGGGGACGAGATCACCGTGTTGATAGATACTCCAGAAGATGAGATCAGCATAATAAACCCTGCGGTCGGGGCGGCGGTGCAGGCTCTTCGGGCGGGGAAGGTCGAGCTGCACCCCGGTGGCGGCGGTTCGTACGGTTCTTTTTCCTTCCGATAATGAGTAAAGATTATTGGAGAAGCGCCACCAATATGATACCAATGCTCAAGATTCATCGCGATGTGTGTGGATATTGTGGGGCCTGCGTGTCGGTCTGTCCAGAAGGCGCCCTCGAACTGATCGATGCCTACCTGACGGTGGATGAGTCCTGCCGTACCTGTGGGATCTGCGTTAAGGCCTGCCCGCTCGGAGCCCTGGAGGTTATCAATGAAGACAGAGTATGATATCCTGATCATCGGGGCCGGTCCTGGTGGGGCTATGGCTGCGAAGACCGCAGCAGAAGAGGGGCTCTCGGTTCTTATGGTCGAGAAGCGGCCCGCGATCGGTACGCCGGTCAGATGTGCTGAGGGTGTCGGGAAGGAACTGCTCCATGAATTCATCGGGCCTGATCCCGCCTGGATCTCTGCAGATATCGAGCGAGCCACGATTGTCGGCCCGGATGGTACCTCGATGTCCCTTGAGGCACAGAGGGCCGGCAACGAGGTCGGGTATATCCTGGACCGGAAGGTCTTCGATCGTGCACTGGTCTGGCAGGCGGCCGAGGCCGGCGCCGAGGTACAGGTGAAGACCCGGGCGATCGCACCGATCCTTGAGAACGGTTTTGTCAGGGGAGCACGGCTGCAGGGGTATGGCACGACGACCGATGTCCGGGCCAAGGTCGTGATCGCGGCGGACGGAGTCGAGTCCAAGTTTGCCCGGTGGTGCGGTGTGGACACCGCGGTTCCAGTGAATGAGATTGAGACCTGTGCCCAGTACCTGCTGACCGATATCGATATCGATGAGTCGGCGACGGTCTTTTACCTGGGGAACGAGATCGCTCCCGAGGGCTATGCCTGGGTCTTCCCGAAGGGGAAGCGGACGGCGAATGTCGGGCTCGGAATCAGCGGGAAGAAGAATCTGCCCGGCAACCGACCGATCGACTATCTGAACCGGTTCGTCGAAAAGAACTTCCCGAACGGGAAGACGATCGAGTGTATCGTCGGCGGTGTTTCGGTCTGCACGCCGCTGGCCTCCACGGTCAGCGACGGTCTGATGATCGTCGGTGATGCGGCCAGGATCAGCGATCCGCTGACGGGTGGCGGCATCTACAACGCCATGTACTCGGGGAGGCTCGCAGCCCAGGTCGCGATTGAGTGTATCAAACGCGGCGACTGCAGCCGGGCAGCACTGGCTGCCTATGACCAGCAGTGGCGTGTGTCGGCGATGGGGAAGGCCCTGGACCGCAACTACAAGATCAAGGAGTACTTCATCAGACAGAGCGATGAGAAACTGAACGCACTGGCCCATTCGTTCAAGAAGATCAATATGGAGAAGTTCTCAACGCTCGAATTGATCAAGGAACTGATCAAACATAATCCAAAACTCCTCTTTGAACTGAAGACGCTGCGGGACTCACTCAACTCCTGATGCGTCTGAGGAGCAATATTCTTTTTTTGGTATGCTGATGCCGCTGATCTGTGGGGTCGACGAGGCCGGAAAAGGGGCCGTGCTCGGACCGATGGTGGTGGCCGGGGTCGCCAGCAGGGATGTCTCCGCTGTCGCAGCACTGGGTGTCAGGGACTCCAAGCAGTTGACCCGACTCAAACGGGAGGACCTCTATGATCAGATCAGATCGATCTGCACCACCACCGTCACCGTCCTCTCTGCTGCAGATATCGATCTGGCCCGTGAATCGGCGACGATGAACATGATCGTGGCCAGGGGGCATGCCGCTGTGATCAGCACTCTGACCCCCACGCTCGCCTATGTCGACGCCTGTGACGTAAAT is part of the Methanosphaerula palustris E1-9c genome and encodes:
- a CDS encoding endonuclease Q family protein; this encodes MHLRADLHIHSPFALAVSKHMLPEQLLASSAIKGIQVIGTGDGLHPTWRSLWREHLVNPEGICVVPTAEVEGLHRIHHLILMEDFDQCGALHDLLKPYSSNIDRNGRPQVKLDGEEIAAHVHSVGGMIGPAHAFTPWTSLFATYDHIRDCYGDEPIDLLELGLSADSSYGAGISELRQVPFLSNSDAHSPQTNKFGREFNLLDVNDLTPRAVLSAIREQRILMNAGFFPEEGKYNRTACIECLHQYTLEEAIAHHWRCPVDGARIKKGVADRARELTDGPSSHRPPYLHLIPLSEIIQRVLGTASPSAKKVQRLYNEFISRFGDEITVLIDTPEDEISIINPAVGAAVQALRAGKVELHPGGGGSYGSFSFR
- a CDS encoding 4Fe-4S binding protein, with protein sequence MLKIHRDVCGYCGACVSVCPEGALELIDAYLTVDESCRTCGICVKACPLGALEVINEDRV
- a CDS encoding NAD(P)/FAD-dependent oxidoreductase; translated protein: MKTEYDILIIGAGPGGAMAAKTAAEEGLSVLMVEKRPAIGTPVRCAEGVGKELLHEFIGPDPAWISADIERATIVGPDGTSMSLEAQRAGNEVGYILDRKVFDRALVWQAAEAGAEVQVKTRAIAPILENGFVRGARLQGYGTTTDVRAKVVIAADGVESKFARWCGVDTAVPVNEIETCAQYLLTDIDIDESATVFYLGNEIAPEGYAWVFPKGKRTANVGLGISGKKNLPGNRPIDYLNRFVEKNFPNGKTIECIVGGVSVCTPLASTVSDGLMIVGDAARISDPLTGGGIYNAMYSGRLAAQVAIECIKRGDCSRAALAAYDQQWRVSAMGKALDRNYKIKEYFIRQSDEKLNALAHSFKKINMEKFSTLELIKELIKHNPKLLFELKTLRDSLNS
- the rnhB gene encoding ribonuclease HII — translated: MLMPLICGVDEAGKGAVLGPMVVAGVASRDVSAVAALGVRDSKQLTRLKREDLYDQIRSICTTTVTVLSAADIDLARESATMNMIVARGHAAVISTLTPTLAYVDACDVNADRYRETVTALLEPAASCQVIAEHRADSTYPIVAAASIIAKVTRDRLVDALADECGQIGSGYPSDRYTIAYLSDYIRRHHAPPACARKSWKTTIHLLEERAQRDIRSYL